A portion of the Leptidea sinapis chromosome 13, ilLepSina1.1, whole genome shotgun sequence genome contains these proteins:
- the LOC126967466 gene encoding tRNA-specific adenosine deaminase 2, whose product MTVNMDDIKLNMQQLMERTLEIAKDALNANEVPVGCLFIHNSTVIAESRNSVNETHNPTRHAEINCIDNTLLYCKRNGLAFENFFKNIIVYVTVEPCIMCAAALKILNVKKVIYGCNNDRFGGNTVLNVNNIYTDGYTQTGNILADEAMTLLKTFYKGTNPNAPEPKVKKKKSL is encoded by the coding sequence aTGACTGTAAACATGGATGATATCAAACTTAATATGCAGCAGTTAATGGAGAGGACGTTGGAAATTGCAAAAGATGCATTGAATGCAAATGAAGTACCAGTTGGTTGTTTATTTATACACAACAGTACAGTTATTGCCGAATCGCGCAACAGCGTGAATGAAACTCATAATCCTACCAGGCATGCTGAAATTAACTGTATTGATAACACTTTGTTATACTGTAAACGCAATGGACTGGcatttgaaaacttttttaaaaatataattgtatatgtTACAGTTGAACCCTGTATTATGTGTGCAGCAGCACTAAagatattaaatgttaaaaaagttaTATATGGTTGCAATAATGATAGATTTGGTGGAAATACTGTTCTCaatgtcaataatatatatacagatgGCTATACACAGACAGGCAATATTTTAGCAGATGAAGCTATGACAttattgaaaactttttatAAAGGTACTAATCCAAATGCACCTGAACCtaaagtaaaaaagaaaaaatcattataa
- the LOC126967464 gene encoding protein HEXIM1, protein MDVNKIPAKDGDTTSLVLLEPPSILTLAKPKFENIKKKRRRGKTKCKLSKPYLKSSWQERRKNEVRNNNPNRNNRFRKVVMAKTQAPFNNNQFLMEIHKPEPENDMNIFRTPSARTRDSSFSIDSEENYFYSLPEDEEEYLTKEFSSVYEDAQTERLTNMSKNELIQEYLLLEAKYETLIKRSDRLKGKENEEKIVDVIDKDAIIDRNSMITDKDISDTILSGTTEEKSVLEILQRLKEQEEKIKDLEVINEKLKHENEILKKNASSSSEDSESDSSSSSDSCSSSSCNSSPKPDENMSEPTCPMNGDHSSMDGGQSETLVNGFHNLSE, encoded by the coding sequence ATGGATGTAAATAAGATACCAGCCAAAGATGGCGATACTACCAGCTTAGTTTTGCTAGAACCGCCATCTATATTAACTTTGGCGAAaccgaaatttgaaaatattaagaaGAAGCGACGGCGCGGCAAGACAAAGTGTAAATTATCGAAGCCTTACTTGAAGAGTTCTTGGCAAGAGAGACGAAAAAATGAAGTAAGGAATAATAATCCTAATAGGAACAATAGGTTTCGCAAAGTTGTTATGGCTAAGACCCAGGCACCATTCAACAACAACCAATTCCTAATGGAGATACATAAACCAGAACCTGAAAATGATATGAATATATTTAGAACTCCATCTGCCCGAACTCGAGATTCCAGTTTTAGTATTGACTCTGAAGAAAATTATTTCTACTCCTTGCCTGAAGATGAGgaagaatatttaacaaaagaGTTTTCTAGTGTGTATGAGGATGCACAAACTGAAAGATTAACAAATATGTCTAAAAATGAACTTATCCAGGAATACCTTTTATTGGAAGCTAAATATGAAACTCTCATAAAGAGAAGTGATCGCTTGAAAGGGAAGGAGAATGAAGAAAAAATTGTCGATGTAATTGACAAAGATGCAATCATAGATAGAAACTCTATGATAACTGATAAAGACATTTCTGATACAATTTTGTCAGGCACAACAGAAGAAAAATCTGTGTTAGAGATTCTGCAACGTTTGAAAGAACAGGAAgaaaaaatcaaagatttggAAGTTATAAATGAGAAATTGAAACATGAAAATgagattttaaagaaaaatgcaTCTAGTTCCAGTGAAGATTCAGAAAGTGACAGCTCATCCAGTTCGGATAGCTGTAGCAGCTCTAGTTGCAATTCAAGTCCAAAACCTGATGAAAATATGTCAGAGCCAACTTGTCCCATGAATGGGGACCACAGCTCCATGGACGGTGGGCAAAGTGAAACTCTAGTAAATGGATTCCATAACTTATCAGAATAA
- the LOC126967465 gene encoding single-strand selective monofunctional uracil DNA glycosylase: protein MSEVTSVFFASDTNEEPNDDLCDEFLNIIENYNESLTQLFLPSKVKHVYNPTIYARETFETYIRKYCSSKKKIMFFGMNPGPWGMSQTGVPFGEISSVRDWLCIEGQVDRPPNENEFRPVKGFQCTRTEVSGKRFWGLFKKLCHTPENFFKTSFVYNYINQQWMTSSGCNITPSDFKMSEMEPLYNIGDLVLANVLRLYEVDTVVAIGRFCLLRAQKAISQYILLKNVKIVYMPHPSPRVVKNNNWEEKALHCLKSHDLLQYYSQGE, encoded by the exons atgtctgaAGTAACATCCGTATTCTTCGCATCAGACACAAATGAAGAACCAAATGATGATTTATGTGATGAATTCCTCAATATAATCGAAAACTACAATGAATCTCTAACTCAATTATTTCTTCCAAGTAAAGTTAAACATGTATACAACCCAACAATTTATGCTCGTGAAACGTTTGAAACGTATATCAGAAAGTATTGTAgctcaaagaaaaaaattatgttcttTGGCATGAATCCCGGCCCTTGGGGAATGTCACAAACGGGA GTTCCATTTGGAGAGATATCAAGTGTGAGGGATTGGCTCTGCATAGAAGGTCAAGTAGACCGACCACCTAATGAGAATGAATTTCGGCCTGTTAAGGGATTCCAATGTACAAGAACTGAG gtTAGTGGAAAGAGGTTCTGGGGATTATTTAAGAAGCTTTGTCACACTCctgaaaatttctttaaaacaagttttgtttataattatataaatcaacAATGGATGACTTCCAGTGGCTGCAACATAACACCTTCTGATTTCAAA aTGTCGGAAATGGAACCCCTGTATAACATTGGAGATCTTGTGTTGGCAAATGTACTGAGGCTGTATGAAGTGGATACAGTTGTCGCTATTGGAAGGTTTTGCCTTTTGAGAGCCCAAAAAGCTATATCACAatacattttgttaaaaaatgttaag ATTGTTTATATGCCACATCCAAGTCCGAGAGTAGTGAAAAACAATAACTGGGAAGAAAAGGCATTGCATTGTTTAAAATCTCATGATCTCCTGCAGTATTACAGTCAAGGTGAATAG
- the LOC126967467 gene encoding trafficking protein particle complex subunit 6b, with translation MADDIIFELLHSEIINYAKEQSKNNGNKETDLSVVEYIGFAAGYKIMERLTREWPRFKDELDTMKFICTDFWTCIYKKQIDNLRTNHQGVYVLQDNAFRFLTNFSNGHQFLEYAPQFVAYTCGLIRGGLANLCINSVVTAEVQTMPSCKFHINVQRTT, from the exons ATGGCAGATGATATTATTTTTGAGTTACTACattcagaaataataaattatgccAAAGAACAATCGAAAAATAATGGGAATAAG GAAACAGACCTGTCAGTGGTAGAATATATTGGTTTTGCAGCTGGATATAAAATCATGGAAAGGTTGACCAGAGAGTGGCCAAGGTTTAAAGATGAACTAGATACAATGAAGTTTATTTGCACAGATTTCTGGACTtgcatttataaaaaacaaattgataACTTGCGCACAAACCATCAAGGAGTTTATGTGCTGCAAGATAATGCATTTCGTTTTCTCACCAACTTTTCTAATGGACATCAGTTTTTAGAATATGCACCCCAg TTTGTGGCGTACACCTGCGGTCTCATCAGAGGTGGTCTAGCAAACCTCTGCATCAACAGCGTGGTCACAGCAGAAGTCCAGACAATGCCTTCCTGTAAATTCCATATTAATGTTCAACGAACAAcctaa